The following proteins come from a genomic window of Rhodospirillales bacterium:
- a CDS encoding NAD(P)/FAD-dependent oxidoreductase, whose product MQVIVQRWLETGTSERKPAFPVWTHWFGLSELRVIRGQAVERFDVVIVGAGLSGIGTACHLMRNCPTKSFVILEGRQAVGGTWDLFRYPGVRSDSDMHTLGYAFKPWNEAKAIADGSTILKYVNETADEHGIRDHVRFGHRVTNAAWSSEDATWTVEAETDGRAVQIACSMLLLCGGYYNYEHPHRPVWDGEEDFRGTVVHPQFWPEDLDHRDKEVAVIGSGATAMTLVPAMAMSGARHVVMVQRSPTYVLSWPSQDRIANFLRRFLPNRWAYAIIRWKNVKRVHAFYRLTRTQPRRVKAKLLEMVRGALGPDYDIDKHFTPRYDPWDQRLCLIPDADLFKVLRRGTASIRTEMIDRFTRDGLQLAGGDVVRADIIVIATGLRLQVLNGVSLSVDGRTVNPPDHWYYKGMMFSDVPNLILTFGYINASWTLRADLTAEYACRLINELERTGNHQATPRLSEHARQTMPARPWIDGFSSGYFQRDMHRFPKQGDQDPWRNTQDYLEDRRVVKRAAIADGVLELSSPEGMSDAPAGTRARVARAA is encoded by the coding sequence ATGCAGGTCATCGTACAGCGTTGGCTGGAGACTGGCACGTCGGAGCGTAAGCCGGCGTTTCCCGTCTGGACTCATTGGTTCGGGTTATCCGAGCTGCGAGTGATACGGGGCCAAGCGGTGGAGCGGTTCGATGTCGTCATAGTCGGAGCGGGTCTCTCGGGCATCGGCACCGCCTGCCACCTCATGCGGAATTGCCCCACCAAGAGCTTCGTCATCCTGGAGGGTCGCCAAGCTGTCGGCGGCACCTGGGATCTGTTCCGTTACCCCGGAGTCCGTTCCGACAGCGACATGCATACGCTGGGGTACGCCTTCAAACCCTGGAATGAGGCCAAGGCCATCGCGGATGGTTCGACAATTCTCAAGTACGTCAACGAGACGGCCGATGAGCACGGGATCCGCGACCACGTGCGCTTCGGACACCGGGTCACGAACGCGGCCTGGTCAAGCGAGGACGCCACCTGGACCGTAGAGGCTGAAACCGACGGCCGTGCAGTGCAGATCGCGTGCAGCATGCTCTTGCTGTGCGGCGGCTACTACAACTACGAACACCCGCACCGGCCGGTCTGGGACGGTGAGGAGGACTTCAGGGGCACCGTGGTGCACCCGCAGTTCTGGCCGGAGGACCTGGACCACCGGGACAAGGAAGTCGCGGTGATCGGGTCGGGGGCGACGGCCATGACGCTGGTGCCGGCAATGGCGATGAGCGGCGCGCGTCACGTCGTCATGGTGCAGCGCTCACCCACGTACGTTCTGTCCTGGCCCAGCCAGGACAGGATCGCCAATTTCCTACGCCGTTTCCTGCCCAACCGATGGGCGTATGCCATTATTCGCTGGAAGAACGTGAAGCGTGTCCACGCTTTCTACCGCCTTACGCGCACGCAACCGAGGCGGGTAAAAGCCAAGCTGCTCGAGATGGTGCGCGGAGCTCTCGGACCGGACTACGACATCGACAAGCACTTCACGCCGCGCTACGACCCGTGGGACCAGCGGCTGTGCCTCATCCCGGACGCCGATCTGTTCAAGGTCCTCCGACGCGGCACGGCCAGCATCAGGACGGAAATGATCGACCGGTTCACGAGAGACGGTCTGCAGCTTGCAGGCGGCGACGTGGTTCGAGCCGACATCATCGTGATTGCCACTGGCCTCCGTCTGCAGGTGCTGAACGGCGTGTCCCTGAGCGTCGACGGAAGAACGGTCAACCCGCCTGATCACTGGTACTACAAGGGCATGATGTTCTCTGACGTGCCAAACCTGATCCTCACCTTTGGCTACATCAATGCGAGCTGGACGTTGCGCGCCGACTTGACCGCGGAATACGCGTGCCGGTTGATCAACGAGCTCGAAAGGACTGGCAACCATCAGGCGACGCCGCGCCTCTCGGAACATGCACGGCAGACGATGCCCGCAAGACCGTGGATCGATGGTTTTTCGTCAGGGTACTTCCAGCGGGACATGCACCGGTTTCCCAAGCAGGGAGATCAGGACCCGTGGCGCAATACGCAGGACTACCTCGAAGACCGGCGCGTCGTGAAACGGGCGGCCATTGCGGACGGCGTGCTGGAACTCTCCAGCCCTGAAGGCATGTCGGACGCACCTGCCGGCACACGCGCCCGTGTTGCCCGCGCCGCCTGA